The sequence TTCACGGTTAGACGCTATCCACCGCCATTGTAAATAAGCACATTCACAGAAAATACTATACACAGACAAAGCCCTCGCACGTTCGTCAGTGCGAGGGGTTTTTATTTTAAAATTCAAATCGCCGTTTCTGTTATAATGAATCAATGAAAAAAATACATGCAGAGATAGCACTGAGCGCGCTGTTTGTCGTTTTGGGTACTCTTTTTGCTTACACCCGTTTAGTCGGATTCAACATTTTTTGGAACTCTCAAGTCGTTTGGAGTATTGTGCTTGCGATCGGCTGGGTGATCGTAGCTATCGGATACTACAATCAAGGCTGGATTGTGCATAAGGCAAAAAGTGCTGACCATGTCTCTGTTGTCCTACCTATCGCGGTTTTTATCGTTCAATGCGTCCTTTTCGTGAAAGGTATTTATTACCACGACTGGTCACTCATTGCCGGCGCAGTTATGGTAAATTCAGGAGTTGTCTTTAGTTTGTATCAAATTTTGAAAGTGAGGTGAGGGAAAACATATGGAAAGTGCAACTGACCCTGTAAGGGTCGGAAATTCGGTCACGAGTAATTTTTGTTGAGGGACGGAATAGGATGCAGATAATTTTCTTGTCGGGGGTCGGAATAGGTCACGAATAATTTTTGCCCAGGCAAAAATTTTCGCTACCCCGACTCATGGTCGACATCTACTGATGTCGACATATTCCGTCCTGCGATTCCGACCGAAGGCAAAGCAGTTTGCCTTCTCCCTCCAGCAACAAGAATAGAAAAAACCCTCACATATGTGAGGGTTTTTTCTATTCTTGTTGCGGGGGTCGGAATCGCACCGACAATCTTCAGGTTATGAGCCTGACGGGATACTGTTACCCTACCCCGCTATAAACAAGACGAAATTATACCGCAAAAATTGCTTTTTGCAAGACAAGCCCGAGAGGAAACTGTCAGATAAAATGAAACTCCTTAAATACCTTTTCGTACAGGCCTATCACGCGCCTCGCTTCCCTCTCCGAGATCAAAAAGTCGCTTCCTTCATGAGCAATGGCATTTCGTATTTTATGCGCTTCCCATGCGCTGTTTATCGAAGAAATTTGGCTCTCATCAATAGATTTTAATTTATCGCTCACGGTTTCTCCATGATACGCCATCTTTGAGAGCATTTCGTCCAGAATAATATCTGCTTCAAGAATGGCAAGACGCCAATCGCTCGGATTTTTAGAATTGATATGGTCGACGATCTTGAGCCATCGGGTATTGGTGTACGGCTGGCCGCTCCCGTGGCCATGATGAGCTTTGTAGTGTTCGCGAAGATGCCGTTCGTGTTCATCCTCTTCTCTTTCAACACGAAGAAGATTTATTTCCGCATAGATGCACAAAAAAATGAGGATGAGACTCAAAATGATCCCGATAATTTTTACAGTCGCGTAAAATGAACTAAGAGAATCAAGAATATCCGATACAGAAAAGTTCGTAATGAAATCAATGATCGAGCCGAAGAAATATTCCAGAAAAGAAGATGAGGGGTCCATGGTTGTATGGAACTATTATATCAAGAAACTACTCGCCTAAAAATTCTTTACCCACAGCAAAAAGGAGTTCTTCTCGGCCGTGATTAGCTGTGAACTGAATGCCGAGAGGCAAATTTTTTCCCTCTTTTGTTTTTGAAAAGCCTGACGGAACCGAGATTGCTGGAGTACCAACAAGATTCGCTGTTACAGTAAAGATGTCTGCAAGATACATCTGCACCGGATCATTGGCCTTCTCTCCAATTTTAAACGCCGGAGATGGAGTAGTCGGAGTCAGAATCAAATCCACGGTTTCAAAGGCCTTTCTAAAATCCTCTTTGAGAAGTCCGCGGACAATATTCGCTTTGTTGTAGTATGCGTCGTAATAACCAGTGGAGAGAACGTAGGTACCGAGAATTATTCTTTGACGGACTTCTTTTCCAAAACCAAACGCTCGAGTTTGGAAATAATCTTTGGTGAGATTGTCCCCTTCCGAATGAAGGCCGTATTTTACTCCATCAAAGCGAGCGAGGTTTGAGGACACTTCTGCGAAGTTCAGAATGTAATATACAGACAAGCAATATTTCATACTTGGCAAAGAAATATCTTTCACCTCATGCCCGAGCGATTCCAGCTTTTTTACCGACTCATCTAAATTCGCCAAGACATCTTTCTCAATTCCTCCCTGCTTCATGAAAGAAAACGGAACGCCGATAATAGATTTTTTCTTTCCTTTCAAAGGCAACTTTGGATACGTCCCTTCGTCGATAGTAGTTCCGTCAAGAACATCTTTCCCGCGAATTGCATGAAAAAGAATCTCTGCATCGGTGACTGTCTTTGTAATTGGACCAATTTGGTCAAAAGATGAAACCGCTGCCATAAGGCCAGACCGAGAGACTGCTCCATAGGTGGGCTTCAACCCCACGACACCGTTGAAACTTGCCGGCTGGCGGATCGAACCGCCAGTATCAGATCCTAAAGAAGCTAAAGCTATGGAAGAAGCGACTGCCACCGCCGAACCACCGGACGTCCCTCCAGCAACCCGCGTTGCGTCGTGAGAATTTTTCGTCACACCAAATGCAGAATTTTCTGTTGAACCGCCTAAAGCAAATTCATCCATATTGGTACGCCCAAGGAAAACAGCTCCGCTTTTTTTGAGCTTTTCAATCGCAGTAGCATCATAAGTCGCAAGATATTTTTCCAACATTTTTGAGGCGGAGCTTGCGGTACGTCCTTTTATTAAGATGTTGTCTTTGATAGCAAGCGGAATTCCGGTAAGCATTCCCGCTTTCCCTGATTTCATTATTTTGTCAGCTTCTTTTGCTTGTAGAAGGACATCATCGTATATTTCCAAATAAGCGTTTAGGTCTGTATTTTTCTTTTTTATTTCCGCAAGATATGTCTCGGCAAGCTCCACTGCAGTAAAGTCACCGTGGACAAGAGCGTCATGTGCAGATTTTATTGTTAAGTTTTCTAAATTTATTTTCATTGTGTACTGGTGTAACGTATAACTTGTAACGTGTAACGGGAATCAAATTCGTTATACGTTGCGCGCTACACGTTACAAGATCTTCTTCACTTTCAAATAGTTTCCCTCTTTTCTCGGGAATTCCGCAACAAGCGCATCAGTATGAGCGCCGGATTCATGTGCATCTTTATCGTCTCGGAACACATTTCTGACAGGCTCTTTTGCTCGAACAATATCTTTCGAACCGGCGGTTTTTATCTCATCGATGTAGCCCAAAATACCGTCGATCTCCTTTGCGAGTACTGCTTTCTCATCATCTTTGAGCTCGATTCGAGCGAGATTCGCAAGCTTTTCTATGTCCTGTGTGGAAATCATAGCCGTAACTATATCAGTTTTTTAGCATCTTCAAAAACGCTTCTTCATTCAAAACTGGCACACCAAGTTCTATCGCCTTATCATATTTTGACCCAGCGCTTTCTCCCGCAACCACATATGAAGTATTTTTTGATACGGAACTTGAGACATTTCCTCCAAGCGCTCTGATTTTCGCCCCGGCTTGATCTCGATCTAATGAAGAAAGGGTACCCGTAAGCACAAAAGTTTTGCCGGCGAGCGACAGCGAGCCGGCCTCCTTTTTTTCTGGAGAAATAATTTTCACCTGCTCAAGAAGCCTGTTAACGAGTTTCTGGTTATGTTTGTCTTGGAACCACTCCACGATTGATTTTGCCACCACATCCCCTACTCCATAAATTGATTGCAATGTCTCAAAATTCGCTTCTTGCAATTTCGAAAGCTTTCCAAAATGGTCTGCCAGATCATTCGCGGTCTCCTCACCCACTTGCGGAATCGAGAGAGAAATAATAAAGCGAGCAAATGGGACTTTTCGTGCCATCTGGATCGAAGAGAGCATATTGTCTACCGACTTTTCTGCCATACGCGGAAGCGCCAGTAGATCGCCCCGTTTCAATGTAAAAATATCTGCAAAATCTGCGATGAGTCCGTTA comes from Candidatus Paceibacterota bacterium and encodes:
- the gatA gene encoding Asp-tRNA(Asn)/Glu-tRNA(Gln) amidotransferase subunit GatA, which produces MKINLENLTIKSAHDALVHGDFTAVELAETYLAEIKKKNTDLNAYLEIYDDVLLQAKEADKIMKSGKAGMLTGIPLAIKDNILIKGRTASSASKMLEKYLATYDATAIEKLKKSGAVFLGRTNMDEFALGGSTENSAFGVTKNSHDATRVAGGTSGGSAVAVASSIALASLGSDTGGSIRQPASFNGVVGLKPTYGAVSRSGLMAAVSSFDQIGPITKTVTDAEILFHAIRGKDVLDGTTIDEGTYPKLPLKGKKKSIIGVPFSFMKQGGIEKDVLANLDESVKKLESLGHEVKDISLPSMKYCLSVYYILNFAEVSSNLARFDGVKYGLHSEGDNLTKDYFQTRAFGFGKEVRQRIILGTYVLSTGYYDAYYNKANIVRGLLKEDFRKAFETVDLILTPTTPSPAFKIGEKANDPVQMYLADIFTVTANLVGTPAISVPSGFSKTKEGKNLPLGIQFTANHGREELLFAVGKEFLGE
- the gatC gene encoding Asp-tRNA(Asn)/Glu-tRNA(Gln) amidotransferase subunit GatC, encoding MISTQDIEKLANLARIELKDDEKAVLAKEIDGILGYIDEIKTAGSKDIVRAKEPVRNVFRDDKDAHESGAHTDALVAEFPRKEGNYLKVKKIL